The Candidatus Thioglobus sp. genome contains the following window.
CATTCAGAAGGCGACATGTCTTTATTGAGCTTAAATGATCAAACACTCTATAGCGGCGATATTATCTTTGAGGGGCGAATTCCTTTTGTAGGAGATGCTGACATAATTGCTTGGTCAAAAACGCTAGATCGTGTTCGAAATATTGAGATGGAATATTTTGTACCTGGTCACGGAACTGCATCAGACCAGCCACAAGAAACCATGGATCTAACTTATCGATATCTGAATTTTTTATTAGATAAGCTTACTGCTGCCGTTGAAGACATGGCACCATTTGATGAAACTTACCAGGCAATTGACTGGTCTGAATTTGAAGATGAGCCAGCTTTTGAAGCGGCTAATCGAAAGAATGCCTACGCGGTTTATTTGTATTTAGAAAGAGTACTTTAATCAATCGGATCTACGTCTAAATACCAACGTACTTTATTTTTGAGCTTAATGGTGTCAACATGTTGGCTAAAAGTGGCCAGCATTTGGTGAAGTGCGGCTCTGTCGTTAGATTGAAGGTAAAGATTAAAGTAATAATAATCAGCCTTTTTTTCAATGGAATTTGTAACTGGTCCCCAAATTTCTACACTGTCCATGTTGACACTTTTTAATAGGCCGGCTACTTCACGCAAAAAATCCTCAGCATTTTGTTTATTTTTAGCATTCGCACATAACAACGCTTGATGAGCGAATGGTGGCATCATGGCACTTTGTCGCTGCTTAAGTAGGCCACTGGCAAATTGTGTATAGCGATTTGACAATACATAGTGAAACATTGGATGATCAGGATAGCGCGTTTGAATGGCTACCTCTCCTTGGTCGCCAGTTCTGCCTGCTCGGCCTGACACCTGGATAAGTAGTTGAGCCAAGTATTCGGTTGCGCGAAAATTAGTTGATAAAAACCCTCCATCAACATCTAGTATTCCCACCATCGCTAAATTAGAAAAATCATGGCCTTTGGCTAACATCTGTGTACCGACAATAATACAAGGCTCGCCGGAATTAATTTTTTCTAAATGTTCTGCGAGGGCTTTTTTGCGTCTTGTAGTATCTCGATCGATACGAATAATTGGTATTTCTGGGAAGTATGAGGTCAAAGTTTCTTCAAGCCTTTCTGTGCCATAGCCATAAACTTCTAAACTTTGCTCTCCACAATCGGGGCAAGACTGCTCTGGCATTTTTTCATCACCACAATGATGGCATTTAAGTCGATTAACGTGTCGATGATAAATCATGCTGGCATTACAATGGCTACATTCTGATTTCCAAGCGCATTCAGTACAGAAAAATACTGGCGCATAGCCACGTCGGTTAATAAACAACATCACTTGCTTGCCTTTAGATAGGTATTGCTGCATTTTTTCAACGAGCAGTTTAGATAAGGCGCCATCGGTATGCGAACGCATATCAATCAGACTAACTTTTGGCATTACTACGCCGCCAGCTCGATTGGCCAAAGTTAGGCGCGTGAGCTTATTATCCATAGTATTTTTTAAAGTTTCCAAGCTCGGTGTGGCTGTACCCAATATCAGCGGAATGCCAGCTTGCTTGGCACGAATAAAGCTCAGATCTCGCGCTGAATAACGAAAGCTTGATTGTTGCTTAAATGAGCCGTCATGCTCTTCGTCAATAATAATCATCCCAAGATTTGGCATCGGTGCAAAGATGGCACTTCGTGTACCTAAAACCACACCAGCTTCTCCGCTTTTGGCCATAAGGTAAGCGTCAAGTTTCTGGGTTTCATTCAGTTGCGAATGAATAGCCACTACACGGGTTTTTAGGCGCTGCTCAAAACGCGCTATCATTTGAGGCGTTAGGCCGATTTCTGGAACTAATACTAATACTTGTTGGTCTTTATTAAGCACCTCTTGGGTAATGCGCAGATAAACTTCAGTTTTTCCACTGCCGGTGACGCCATGAAGCAGAAAGCCGTGATACTTATGTTGTTCGGCCAAAATGGCTTCAATAGCTAGTGCTTGCTCCTGGGTAATTTCAAAGTCAGGCTGATTGGTTTTAACCGATAAGCCAATAACTTTTTTGATCTTTGCCTCTTTGCCAATACGCAAATTCTTAGGCATGGCTGCCAATAAAACTTCACCAACAGGGTGATGATAATATTTAGCTGCCCAAAAAAGAAAATCCAGAATAGGTTTATCAAGGATCGGCTCTTTATCCAGAACTTCCACAATGGATTTTAGCTTGTTAAAATCGCTTTTATCTTTATTGGCAAGCGCAATTCCAATGACTTTTTTAGCACCAAAGGGCACTTTAACACGTGCACCAACAGCCACTTCATGATCACTTTGGTAATCAAAAGTTTTGTTTAATGGAACGGCAATAGCAACTTCAATGATTGGCATGAATGCTGGAATATTAACCACGTAAAATAAATCATTTTATCAATTAAATCTTGGGCATGATTGTTATTCAAAATAGTATTAGCGTTAATAGTATTAATGAAGCAGAGTTTTCCAATACTCTGCAAAGCGTGCTAGATGAGCTTAATGTAAGCGATAGTGAGCTACTCGTGCGCTTTGTTGATAAGCCAGAGATTCAGCATCTAAATAAAACCTATCGTCATCAAGATAAAACCACCAATGTATTGTCCTTCCTTAGTAATCTACCGATTGAAATTGAGGAGGCGATTTTGGGTGATGTGGTTATATGTGTTGAAGTTGTAACTGAAGAGGCGAAAATGCAGCAAAAAACATTTAATAACCATTTAATTCATATGGCCATTCATGGCACATTACACTTACTAGGATATGACCATATAGAAGGGTCTGAGGCGCAAAAAATGGAAAGCCTTGAGGTAAAAATCCTGAAAAAACTACAGATTGAAAATCCTTATTTATGACATGCGCTCCTTTTAAACTCTGAGCCTGTTAACATAGATTACCAATTGTACTAAAAACAATTGGTGAGCAAGTAGTTTAATATCTCCCTTTGTTTTTTAACATTTTTTAATAATTGGGAGTTATATCGTGAATAGTAAATTTATCAAACAAGCAGTCCTTGCTGTTGTAATTATTGCGTCATTGGTTTATTACACTACCTCTGAGAAAGATGAAGCAGTCGTTATCCAAATCGCCGAAATGGACTGGGCATCAGCCGAGTTAATGGCAAATGTTGATAAGATCATTCTTGAAGAGGGCTACGGTTTGAAAGTTGAATTAGTGCCAGGTGCAACAGAAACAACGTTTGCATCAATGAATTCTAAAGGTCAGCCAGATGCTGCACCTGAATTATGGATTAACTCAGTTCGCGAGCCACTTTATAAAGCAATGAAAGAAGGTACGCTTCATTCAGAAAACAGCAATCCAATTACAGACTTAGGCGAGGGCTGGTGGATTCCACCATATACTGCTAAAGCACATCCTGAATTTAAAACAGTGCTTGACGTTATTAAGCGCCCAGATTTATTCCCAGACAAAGAAGACCCTTCAAAAGGCGCATTTGTAACATGTCCTGCTGGTTGGGGTTGTCAATTAGCTAATGCTAATTTATTCAAAGCGTTTGATATGGAAGCTAAAGGTTGGAAAATTGTTAATCCGGGTTCTGCTGCAGGTTTAGACGGCTCAATGTCAAAAGCAAATGATCGTGAGCAAAACTGGTTTGGTTACTACTGGTCACCAACAGCGCTTATTGGTAAATACAACATGGTTAAGCTTGATTTTGGTGCGCCATTTGCAGGTACTGAGCACTGGACCTCTTGTATAGCAAAAGAAGAATGTGATAATCCAAAGAAAACAACTTGGGCTAAGTCAGAAGTTCATACAGTAGTGACTGATAATCTAAAAAAGAATGGTGGTGTTGAAGTATCTAATTACTTTAAAAACCGTACTTATTCAGGCGCTGTAATGAATGAAATGTTGGTCTACATGGGTGACAATCAAGCCAGTGGTGCAGATGCAGCAATTGAGTTCCTATCGACCAAGCCAGAAGAATGGAAGTCATGGGTAGATGCAGCGACTGCAGATAAAATTAAAGCAGCGATTAAATAGTACGTCTATTTCAAAAATAATAAATGCCTGATTTTTCAGGCATTTTTTTTAACAATAATATAGGATTTATGATTGATATTTTGAGTGAGTTTCCAGCAATGAAAATTGGGGAACTTCGAGAGTTTAAAAAAAGTATAGATGGTAGTTTTTCAGAATTTACAGGCGAGTATGGAGAGGCGATAGAGAGCTTCTTTGATCCGCTTTTATGGTTTTTAGTTTGGTTTGAAAAATTATTATTAGCCACACCATGGCCAATCATTCTAATTATTGTTGGTTCACTTGCTTGGGCCGGAAGTCGCAGTATTAAAATTGCATCAGGGGCGATATTAGCATTCATCGCCATTGGTTATTTTGGCATGTGGGAAGATACTATGTCGACGTTGGCTATTGTTTCAGTTGCCACTTTGATTTGTATCGTTATCGGAATTCCGATGGGAATTTTGATGGCCAGATCAAAGTATGCGCAAACACTAGTAACACCATTGCTTGATATCATGCAAACCATTCCTGCTTTTGTCTATCTAATTCCGGTCGTCATGTTGTTAGGTATTGGTAAAGTGCCAGGTTTAATTGCTGTATGTATTTATGCACTACCACCAGTTGTTCGTTTGACTAACTTAGGCATTCGCCTGGTAAGTAAAGAGGCGTTAGAAGCTGCAGATGCATTTGGTGCTAGCTATAGTCAGCGATTATTCGGCGTGCAAATACCTTTGGCTTTACCAAATATTTTTGCAGGTATTAATCAAACGATTATGATGGCATTATCAATGGTGGTTATCGCTTCAATGATTGGTGTTGCAGGATTAGGTGTGCCAGTCTTACGCTCTATCTCAAACCAGTATTTAGCACTAGGGTTGTTAAATGGTTTGGCTATTGTGGCACTTGCTATTATTTTTGACAGAGTCACCCAAGAATATGGAAAACGATTGCAAAAGCACCGTCATGGAGATCATTCATGAGTGATATTGCTATTAGTATTAAGGGCTTATATAAAATATTTGGTAAGCGACCAAAGAAGATGGTGGAGTATGTAAAAGGCGGTATGTCAAAAGCTGACTTACTAGACAAGCATAACCATGTTTTAGGATTAAAAGATATTAACATTGATATTCCTGCCCATAAAATATCGGTGATTATGGGCTTATCAGGCTCTGGAAAGTCAACTTTAATTCGCCATATTAATCGTTTGATCGAGCCAACAAACGGCAGTATAGATGTTTATGGTGAAGATGTTTTATCCATGTCTAAAATTGCACTACGTGAGTATAGGCGCCATCAAACTTCCATGGTCTTTCAAAAGTTTGGCCTTCATGTGCACAAAACAGTTGCTGAAAATGTAGCCTACGGATTAGTTATTCAGGGAATTTCTTTGGATCAAGCTAAAAAAGATTCGCACAAATGGTTAGAGCGTGTTGGACTGGATGGATTTGAAGACTATTATCCAGCTCAGCTTTCGGGTGGCATGCAACAACGTGTCGGCTTAGCTCGAGCACTAGCGACTGACGCAGATATTTTATTGATGGATGAGGCTTTCTCAGCGCTTGATCCGTTAATCAGATCAGACATGCAAGATATCTTGCTTGACCTTCAGCAAGATCTTCATAAGACTATTGTCTTTATTACCCATGACTTGGACGAGGCGCTTCGCATTGGAGACTCTATTGCTATTTTGCGTGATGGTGAGGTGATTCAACAAGGAAACCCTCAAGATATTATTCTTAAGCCAGACGATGATTATATTGTTGATTTTATTCAAGAAATTAATCGTGGTCGCGTTATTAACATTAAGTCAATAATGAACAAAGGCAAAACAGTAGATGGTCCAAGCTTTCATCAGAGTAGCGTATTAGAAAATGTACTGTCTGGCGTTGTCGATAGTGAAAACCATGCAGCGAATGTTGTTGATGATAATAACGAAATTATTGGTAGCATTCATTTACAAGAAATTGCCACTGCTATTGCTAAACCGGCAGTTAAAAGTAATACTAATATTAATTATAAATAATCGTTTTTCAAAAATTTGACAAATAATGATTATTCAGCATTTTGCATACGTCCAAGGCGTTCCATCGCTCGTAATTCATCGTTAATATAATACATTTTTAGTGAATTTCGCTCCCAGGGCGGTATTCCCGCCTCTTGTAAGACCTTTTTAAGTGATTGTGAGTGCTTTTTACCTGCTAATTTAATACGTTGGCCCTCTACTCGATAGCGAATTGAAAAATTTGGCAAATTTTGCAATTCTTCATGAATTGGGCATTTTTCTAATGTTTTATCGTTCGAATTATTAATAAAGTACAAGGATTGCTGATAACGCCTTACTTCAAACTCATCCCATCTAACTAACGGCGTTGCGTCAACTTTGGCGGACAATAGCTCAATAATCTGACTCATAATTTTGTCACTAGGCGCTAGAAATTGCATTTGATTTAAATGATAGCGCAGAACATTTTTAATTCGATGAATTTCAAGCGTCATCAGCGCCTCAATTTGCATAAGGTTATTATCAGTTATAAGATTATTAGCCTGAATGTCTAACTGTGCTAATTCGCGCGTCAGTTTTAGTGCTTCTGATTGATGGCTGGCACTACGAGCAATTGATTTAACCAGATTTTGGTAAATTTTTGATAATGCGGGAATGAAGTCTATTCGCAGTAAATTGCGTCTAAAATTAGTATCTTTGTTGCTATCGTCTTCAATCCAGTTAAGTTTGTGATCGGTAGCATAGTCGACAATCTGTTGTTTTTCAATCCTCAGCATGGGGCGATAGTGGATACCTGATCCTAGTGATTTTTGTTGCGGCATTGAAGCTAAACCTGCAACGCCAGAACCTCGAAACAATTGCAAGAGCAAGGTTTCAGCCTGATCATTTTGATGGTGTGCAGTGCACAATACTTCATTAGCATTTAAATCACAAGATAATGAAAAATAGCGTTTTTTACGTGCATTTTCTTCAATATTAGACGATTTTTCTAGATGTAGATCAATATTTTTATAAGGTATATTTAGGCTTTTGCATAGTTTTTGGCAAAAAACATTCCAATTATCACAATGCTTGGATAGATGATGATTGCAGTGAACAACTCTTAAATGATTGGGAAAGTGAGTATGTAAATAATGCAGCAAGACGATCGAGTCCATGCCGCCACTTAAGCCTAGGACAATTTCTTTGCCCTCGAGAAAAGTATCTTTAGTCTTTAAATTGTCCAAACCCAAGGAGTTTTTCTTGTCTTGCAGATAATAAATCTTGTGTTGAGATTTTTTTGATGGTGTTAAGTTCTTTGATTAATGCAGCCTTTAAGAAAGATTGAGCTTTAGATGGATCACGATGAATGCCACCTAGAGGCTCATCAATAATAATATCAATCAAGCCGGCTTCTTTAAGATGCGTTGAAGTAAGCTTTAAAGATTCAGCAGCAATGTTGGACTTACTAACATCTTTATACAAAATAGATGCACAACCTTCTGGTGAGATAACGGAATAGATTGAATATTGAAACATCATCATTGTATCTGCTACACCAATCGCTAAAGCACCACCAGATCCGCCTTCACCAATGACTACGGAAATAATAGGAGTTGCTAAGGTTGACATTTCAAATAAATTTCTAGCAATCGCTTCACTTTGCCCACGCTCTTCTGCACCAATACCTGGATAGGCGCCGGGCGTATCAATAAAAGTAATGACAGGCATGTTGAACTTCTCAGCCATTTTCATTAGGCGCAGTGCCTTGCGGTAGCCTTCAGGACGTGGCATCCCAAAATTGTATTTTAATTTTTCTTGAGTTGTTCGACCTTTTTGTTGGCCAATAAACATAACAGGTTGGCCATCTAATTTGGCAATACCACCCACAATTGCATGGTCGTCGCCATAAGAGCGATCACCATGCAGCTCAGTAAACTCATCAAACACTGTATTAACATAATCTAGCGTAAACAAGCGTTTTGGATGGCGAGCGAGTTGCGAGATCTGCCAATCTGACAAAGAAGAAAATATCTTTTTAGTTAGTGACGTGCTTTTGGATTTTAAAGCGTCAGTTTCTTGTGCAATATCAGCTTTATTTTTAATGTTACAAAGCGCTTCTATTTTGTCTTCCAATTCAGCAATCGGCTGTTCAAAATCAAGATAATCTAAATTCATAAGGCGTTAAAATAAATATTTAAATAATGAAAGAATTATAGCAGATGGAACTATTAACACTACTATCTTTAACTGTCGCTACGTTTGTTTATGCCATCTCCCCAGGGCCAGGGATATTTGCAGTCTTGGCAACATCAACACGGTATGGACCTATTGCCGCATTATGGCTTTCAATAGGTCATGTTATTGGCGACATTTTGTATGTTTCGATTGCTATGTTTGCACTGACAATATTGGCTCAAACGATTGAACAAAGCATGGCTTATGTCAAAATTTTTGGTGCAGCATATTTACTTTATATTGGTTTTAAGCAATACCAATCAATGGGAGTTAGTTTTAAAGATGATAGCGCTAAAAAATCAGTGATTCATTTGCTTTTTTCTGGATTTTTAGTAGGCGGAACCAACCCAAAGACCATTGTTTATTATTTGTCTTTTTTGCCAATTTTTATTGACCTAAATAATCTTACGCTCATGACTGAAGTGCAAGTCATAGTAATCGTTGGGCTAACGGTTTTGCTCGCACTTAGTGTGGCAAATATTCTCGGGCTAAAGTTAAGAAAATCTATTGAAGATCCTGGCGTAGTTCAAAAAGTTAATAAAATAACAGGCGTTACAATGATGTTAGTCGGTGTTTTTGTGGCATTATATTAAAAGCCATGACCTTACTTGATTTCGCCTCATTATTTTTAATTGCCTTTGTATTTGTAATCACACCTGGGCCAGGCACATTAGCGGTATTTGCAAAGAGTATGTCTCAAGGTTTTATGCCAGCGTTTTATTTGTCATTAGGAATGGTTCTGGGAGATTTAGTGTATCTGGCTGCAGTACTTTTTTCGCTTGACTTATTCGCTGAAACAATTATGCCATTGATGGGCTATGTCAGAATCTTAGGCGGGCTATATTTAGTTTATTTGGGGTATAGTGTATGGAATGCTCATAAAGTGCAGCTAAGTTCAAAAGCTAAGCACAAGACTAATGCTAAGGAATTTTTAACGGGGTTAATAATTAGCTTAACCAATCCTAAAGTAATGATCTTTTATATTGCCATACTTCCTGCTTTCATTGACTTATCTCAAGTTGATTTATTTTATGCATTAGAGATTTTACTAACGGTTGGTATGGGACTAATAGCAGGTATTAATATGATTATTGTTGCGATTGGGCAGATTAAAGCTATGTTCTCAACGCCAGGCATGGATGAGCGTATTAATAAAATCAGCGGCGTTATCATGATGTCTGTTGGTGTTTTATTGGGACTATCATGACAGCAGATCGAAAATTAGCCTTATGGATCGTTTTAGCTATGTTTTTTTGGGGCGCCTCTTGGCCAATCGCCAATGTATTGTCAGGCTATATTAATGTGCATGAGTTTATTAGCTATCGCTACATCATAACTACTTTGTCTATGGCGCCGGTGCTTTGGTGGATGAAACTAAGCTTTAAGATTAGCTTAAAGCACTTTCTGATTGCAAGCTTAGCAGCGATACTATTAATATATTATTCTAAGTATTATTTTTTAAGTACAAAACATGGTGCCCCAGGGTTGGCTGGTGCAGTAGTCACAACCCTTATGCCGGTGTTAGTGTATTTACTGATGATGTTTAGTAAGCAAAACAAAACCCAAGGTAAAGATTGGCTGGCTTTATTGTTAGGTGTTCTAGGGGTCTTGGTAACCATGAATATCTGGCAATTTCAATTAAGTGAAATTTTGACTGGATCCAGCGTGTATTTGTTGGCTGCTGCAACTTGCTGGGCGTTAATGTCAATAGTAACCACCTTTGCTAAGACAGTTGCACCTGCCACGTTAAGCTTCTACATTTATTTAATGACCGCATTGCTCGATTTAACCTTCTTCTTCGAGCCAACACATGGATCGATTTTGGCTATGGATTATGTGTTTTGGGTTAGTATTTTGATTGTGACTATCGGCTCTACAACCTTTGCAACCACAGTTTACTTTATAGGTATTCAGAGACTAGGTTCCAAACAAGCCAGTGTGTTTACTTTTTTAGTGCCTTTTATTGCCATTGGCTTGAGTGTGATATTTTTAAGCGAAACACTACAGTGGACAACTATTTTGGGTGCGATGATGACCATTGTTGCTTTAATGATCTTAAACAATATTGAATTTAACTTTTTAACGACAAAACATGAGAAATAAACTTTTGATAGAGTTGTTGATCAAATAATAGTGCTGTTATTTGTACATTTTTTGATGACAAAAATAGTCAATAATTGATCGTATTTTAGAAAAATGATGGCTAAATCTTTAAAAAACCATTTATGAAATCAAATATAAATACAATCAATGTAATTTTTAACAAGAAAGAGTGGAATAAATGGATGTAATTTATTGGTTAATACCGAGTATGATTTTTGTCGGCGTTGTGCTTGTGATCCTTTTAATGATAGGGGTTAAGAGTGGGCAGTTTGAGGACCTTGAGGGGGAAGGTCAGCGTATTTTGTTTGATGAAGACCAAGAGAAATCGCCGTCAAAAAAAAATACCAAATAAGGGGTTGACACATATGTATTTTCATAGAAAATTCGCATTTAACAAACAATAAAAAAAATAGGTAGCAATTATGGCTAAAAGTATTATTGATGGTTTATTTGGAAAATCTCCAATCAGCCCACTTCAGCAACATATGACCAGCGTGCATTTATGTATTACTGAATTAAAAGGATTTATGATTGCCATTCATGCTCAAGATTGGGATGAAGCTGTAAAAATTCAATCAAAAATTGGAGACAAAGAAGGCGAAGCTGATATTTTGAAGAAAAAGCTTCGCTTAAGTCTACCATCTACTTTTATGATGCCTTTCTCTCGTAGAGATTTGCTTGATTTGCTTCTTATTCAAGACTCGATTGCCAATCGAACCAAAGATGTATCTGGCCTAATGATTAATCGAAAAATGACCCTGCCTAGTGAAATCTTTGAAGATATTATCGAATTAACCAATGTTTGTATTAAGACTTCAGCAGCCGCTTTAAAAGCCGTCAATGAATTGGACGAGTTATTAGAGACAGCCTTTGGTAAGCGTGAACGTAAAGTTGTTGGTTCAATTATTAGTGATATTAATGAATTAGAAAGTGAATCTGACAAAATACAACATGTCATTCGAACTAAATTATTCCCGTTAGAAGCTGGCCTACCTCCAGTTGATGTGATATTTTATTATCGCGCTGTTGAGTGGTTAGGTGAGTTAGCAGATTCTGCGCAAAAAGTCGGGTCTCGACTAGAAGTGCTTCTCGCTAAATAATTAATTAATAGGAATATATTATGGAAATTATTTCAAATTACGGCGATATTTTATTAATTTTAGCTATTGTATTTGGTTTGTTTATGGCTTGGGGTGTCGGTGCAAACGATGTTGCTAACGCTATGGGTACTTCGGTAGGTTCAGGTGCGATTACTATTAAACAGGCTATTATTATTGCAGTTATTTTTGAATTTGCTGGTGCTATTTTAGCGGGCGGCGAAGTAACAGCCACAATTCGTAAAGGAATTTTGGACGCTTCAATCTTTACTGATAGCCCTCATCTTTTAGTCTACGGCATGCTCGCTTCATTGCTAGCAGCAGGAACGTGGCTGATGATCGCTTCCAATCTTGGTTGGCCAGTGTCTACTACGCACTCAATTGTAGGCGCTATTGTAGGATTTGGCGCTGTTGGTGTTGGTGTTGATGCGGTTGCTTGGAGTAAAGTTGGTAATATTGCCATGAGTTGGATTGTATCTCCAATTTTGGCAGGCGTCATTGCCTTTATGCTGTTCAGAAGCTTACAAAATTTAATCATCGACACTAAACATCCGTTTGATAATGCTAAAAAATATGTGCCGTTTTATATGTTTTTAGTGGGCTTTGTTATTTCCCTTGTTACTATTTTCAAAGGCTTGAAGCATGTTGGCTTAACTTATGACTTATCGACCAGTTACATGTTGGCGTTTGGTTTTGGACTGTTGGTTATGTTGGTCGGCACGCTTATTATTAGGCGTATTCATGTTGATCCTAATGAAAATGATGACTTTCACTTTACCTCTATGGAAAGAATTTTCAGCGTACTAATGATTATTACTGCAGCGGCAATGGCGTTTGCTCATGGATCAAATGATGTTGCTAATGCTATTGGCCCATTAGCAGCGATTTATGGTGTTATTGAAAGTGGCGGACTCATTGGTGCGAAAAGTGCCTTGCCTATTTGGGTATTGTTAGTTGGTGGTGGTGGTATCGTGTTTGGTCTAGTAACTTACGGTCATAAAGTTATCGCCACAGTGGGAACTGGTATTACTCAGTTAACCCCTTCAAGAGGTTTTGCTGCAACTTTAGCGGCAGCTGCCACTGTTGTAATTGCATCTGGTACTGGCCTTCCAGTATCAACCACGCAAGTG
Protein-coding sequences here:
- a CDS encoding DMT family transporter — protein: MTADRKLALWIVLAMFFWGASWPIANVLSGYINVHEFISYRYIITTLSMAPVLWWMKLSFKISLKHFLIASLAAILLIYYSKYYFLSTKHGAPGLAGAVVTTLMPVLVYLLMMFSKQNKTQGKDWLALLLGVLGVLVTMNIWQFQLSEILTGSSVYLLAAATCWALMSIVTTFAKTVAPATLSFYIYLMTALLDLTFFFEPTHGSILAMDYVFWVSILIVTIGSTTFATTVYFIGIQRLGSKQASVFTFLVPFIAIGLSVIFLSETLQWTTILGAMMTIVALMILNNIEFNFLTTKHEK
- the ccoS gene encoding cbb3-type cytochrome oxidase assembly protein CcoS; translation: MDVIYWLIPSMIFVGVVLVILLMIGVKSGQFEDLEGEGQRILFDEDQEKSPSKKNTK
- a CDS encoding TIGR00153 family protein, which codes for MAKSIIDGLFGKSPISPLQQHMTSVHLCITELKGFMIAIHAQDWDEAVKIQSKIGDKEGEADILKKKLRLSLPSTFMMPFSRRDLLDLLLIQDSIANRTKDVSGLMINRKMTLPSEIFEDIIELTNVCIKTSAAALKAVNELDELLETAFGKRERKVVGSIISDINELESESDKIQHVIRTKLFPLEAGLPPVDVIFYYRAVEWLGELADSAQKVGSRLEVLLAK
- a CDS encoding inorganic phosphate transporter, whose product is MEIISNYGDILLILAIVFGLFMAWGVGANDVANAMGTSVGSGAITIKQAIIIAVIFEFAGAILAGGEVTATIRKGILDASIFTDSPHLLVYGMLASLLAAGTWLMIASNLGWPVSTTHSIVGAIVGFGAVGVGVDAVAWSKVGNIAMSWIVSPILAGVIAFMLFRSLQNLIIDTKHPFDNAKKYVPFYMFLVGFVISLVTIFKGLKHVGLTYDLSTSYMLAFGFGLLVMLVGTLIIRRIHVDPNENDDFHFTSMERIFSVLMIITAAAMAFAHGSNDVANAIGPLAAIYGVIESGGLIGAKSALPIWVLLVGGGGIVFGLVTYGHKVIATVGTGITQLTPSRGFAATLAAAATVVIASGTGLPVSTTQVLVGAVLGVGLARGLAALDTRMINKIFLSWLITLPAGAMMSIVFFFMLKGMFGA